AACATTAGCTTTACCAGCAACCTTAGAATCAGGAGCTTTTTTAGCACCAATAGCTTCAACAATAGCAGCATCAGCTTGCATTTCTCCATCAAAAGAGAAATCAACATTTCTTTCAGATAAAAGATCAACAGCATATTGAACCTTGTCAACTAAAGGATGATTAGCACTACCTTTAGTAGAGAAAGATAACATAGCAACTCTAGGGTCTAAACCAACAACAGATTTAGCAGTAGCAGCAGTAGCACAAGCAATATCAGCTAATTGCTCAGCATTAGGCTCAGGAATAACAGCACAATCAGCAAAAAGGATTAAACCATTGTCCCCAAATTTACCATCAACTGTTTCCATAATGAAAGCAGAAGAAACAGTGTTAATACCAGGAGCAGTTTTAATAACTTGAATAGCAGCTCTTAAAACATCAGCAGTAGGAGAATTAGAACCAGCAACAAGACCATCAGCATCACCAAGTCTAACCATCATACAACCAAAGAATCTAGGTTCAGTAGTCATAATTTCAGTAGCTTCTTCCTTTGATAAGTTTTTAGACTTTCTTAATTCAACTAATTCATTAACATATTTTTCAATGTTTTCAAAACTTTTAGGATTGATAATAGAAGCACCTTCGATAGAAGCACCACAAGCTTGTGCATCAGCTTTTATTTTATCTTCATCCCCAATTAAAATAATATTAGCAGTTTTTTCTTCAAGAACCTTTTGAGCAGCTTGTAAAACTCTTTCATCTTCAGATTCTGGAAGAACTATTGTTTTTAGTTCTTTCTTTGCATTTTCTTTTATGTTCTCTATTAAACCCATATATCCGTCCTTTC
This genomic window from Halarcobacter mediterraneus contains:
- the pta gene encoding phosphate acetyltransferase — protein: KDGYMGLIENIKENAKKELKTIVLPESEDERVLQAAQKVLEEKTANIILIGDEDKIKADAQACGASIEGASIINPKSFENIEKYVNELVELRKSKNLSKEEATEIMTTEPRFFGCMMVRLGDADGLVAGSNSPTADVLRAAIQVIKTAPGINTVSSAFIMETVDGKFGDNGLILFADCAVIPEPNAEQLADIACATAATAKSVVGLDPRVAMLSFSTKGSANHPLVDKVQYAVDLLSERNVDFSFDGEMQADAAIVEAIGAKKAPDSKVAGKANVLVFPDLQSGNIGYKLVQRFAGAHAHGPVVQGLNKPVNDLSRGCSVDDIANLVAITATQC